The segment GATGATGATGCGCTTCCCGTCCATCTCTGCCACCTCATGCACCACCGGGGTATCACAGCTTCCCTGCACCAGCTGCATTACCTGAACCTCATTGAGCGTATCTTCATTGGACAGATTTGTTATTTTGGCTACAAGCGGCGGCTCGGCCCCCGCCATCAGATAGGTGAGATTCGTATATCCCCCTGTCAGCCGTTCAAGCCGGCAGGCATATCTTGCTTCCAGACCTCTGATGATGTTCTCAATCATGATATGAATCCCTCTCTTTTTCCTTCTGTAAGCCTTTATTCCAAGAATATCACATGCTCCATTTCATTACAGATTAAGCTATTCTGCACAAGCAGATCTATGCTGGCGGCCCTCACTGTATGTATGACAAAGAGACCGGCGAGAGAATCCGGCCAGTCTGCTGGAGCCATGCCTCATAGCGGCATAGCGGTCTCCTGCACAGCCAATGCCTGCCCTGGAAGGGGCTTATGCTTGTGGCCTGGCCGGGACGTACAGCTTGTGGATCAACACCATTTGACCTATATGATAGGCATTATGAGTTGCCGCATTGCTGATGATCTCCCACCATGCAGCCGTTACCGGGAAGCCGTCCACCTGTTCCTCCAGCCCTTCCTCAGACAACAGGCTCTGCCAGTTCAAGAGCGTCTGCAGCAGCCTTCCGCGCAGCTCGCTGAACGCAATATCTGCCGGAAGCCTGAAGCTGAGGTTATTATCCTTCACCGGAGGCACAGCGTCCATACGCCCCTCGCGGTACCGGCTCTGCCAGGCTTCATTCCAGTACAGCAAATGCTGGGTAAGCTCAGCTATGCTGCTGACTCCTTCACCGGGCTTCCAGAACGCTTCCTCCTCGGTCACGTTCTCCACAGCCTGCATATAGGGAAGATGCCAGCTGGGATCGTTGGCCCCGGCCAGCAATTGATTGGCCAGCACATCCTTGGCATGAACCATTCCTTCACTCTCCTCTTCTTCGCATTCCGTTATATTTGAAGTGAAGCCCCCTTTCCCTACCGGGAACGAGGACTTCTCTAGTGGCTGGACGGCTTGTATTCGCTCAGCTTACCGTAATAAACCAGATGCAGCCGGTCGCTCTGCCGGAAGTCATCCGGGGTGACGAGCGCAGGCAGCTTGTTCCACAGCTTAATGCCGGAGCGCTCCAGAATCTCGGCCACGAACTGTGAGCAGAAATAGGAGTTGCTGAACTCCACCGGCTCCTTCAGTGCAATGCCGATAACACCGAGGATATTGTAGAGATACTTCTGGCGGCTGCGGATGAAGACCTGGAGCACCCGCTTCATTTTCTCAACCTCACGGTCCGTAACCTGAAGCTCGTAGATGACGCAGGTCGTCTCCGGGTATTTACTGTAGGTGCCTGTGCGGATATCCTCCTTCACGAACCCGCCGTTCAGCGGATTGGCCGGATGCTTCCTTCCAAAGCTGTATAGCTCGGACAGCTCCCGGTTAAACGAGATCGAGGCATGATTATACGGCGCTTTGGTATAGCCCTGAATGAGCTTCGTGAACAGCGTTCCCGTATTGGTGAGCATGATGTACACCGATGGATCTGCTGACATTTACAATATTTCCCCTTATCAAGTCGGTTGTTTTGCTTCATAATAAGCTGGACGCTTTGTCTATTTTAGCATAAAATCCCTGTATTGAATGCCCACCCCGAGACAAGTTGGTGATTGCTGATGAACCGCTCCTTATTCACACTTATTCTTATTATTGCAGTGCTGTCGGTTGTAAATGTACTGTATCTGATTGTCAGCCGGTTGCAGAAGGACAAGGACTATTCCGGCATCGGCTTCCGGATCAGAACCTGGTGGGGCATGGTGTTTATCTTCTGCCTCGCCACGCTGTCCAATGCTGTTGTCTCCCTGCTGTCCCTGATGGTGCTGAGCTTCTTCGCCCTCAAGGAATACTTCTCCATGATCCGCACCCGAAAAGCAGACCGCAGGCTGTTCCTCTGGGCGTACCTGTCCATTCCGCTGCAGTTCTACTGGATCTACGTGGAATGGTACGGGATGTTCATTATCTTCATTCCAGTCTATGTGTTCCTGCTGCTGCCGATTCCCCGGCTGATTAACAAGGGAACGCTCGGCTTCCTGCGCGGTGTCAGCGCGGTGCAGTGGGGACTGATGCTGATGGTCTTCGGGCTTAGCCATCTGGCCTATTTCCAGTTCGCCACGCCGGAATACGGTGCAGGGCTGGTTCTCTTCCTGGTGGTGCTGACCCAGCTCAATGATGCCGTGCATTATCTGGCCTCGCTCTACATCGGCAAGCACCGGATCGTCCCGACCGCGAACCCGAACCTCACCTGGGAGGGCTTCGGCTGTGCGTTCGTGATCACAACGATCGCCTCATATCTGATGTATCCGCACCTCACCCCG is part of the Paenibacillus sp. FSL M7-0420 genome and harbors:
- a CDS encoding phosphatidate cytidylyltransferase; the protein is MNRSLFTLILIIAVLSVVNVLYLIVSRLQKDKDYSGIGFRIRTWWGMVFIFCLATLSNAVVSLLSLMVLSFFALKEYFSMIRTRKADRRLFLWAYLSIPLQFYWIYVEWYGMFIIFIPVYVFLLLPIPRLINKGTLGFLRGVSAVQWGLMLMVFGLSHLAYFQFATPEYGAGLVLFLVVLTQLNDAVHYLASLYIGKHRIVPTANPNLTWEGFGCAFVITTIASYLMYPHLTPLNPAFGYLSGMLISLSGFFGSLTVSVLKRDLLIGDDDKFAALKQSYLSRVDSLAYTAPVFFHVIRYYFDFM
- a CDS encoding DinB family protein; translated protein: MVHAKDVLANQLLAGANDPSWHLPYMQAVENVTEEEAFWKPGEGVSSIAELTQHLLYWNEAWQSRYREGRMDAVPPVKDNNLSFRLPADIAFSELRGRLLQTLLNWQSLLSEEGLEEQVDGFPVTAAWWEIISNAATHNAYHIGQMVLIHKLYVPARPQA